Proteins encoded in a region of the Sphingomonas japonica genome:
- a CDS encoding sulfotransferase family protein produces the protein MAQYLFIVGLPRSGTKLLRDLLKNHSKIAILANETDLYPVFRDFFTRKRGEDWFELLWQQVGESKFFIRRNNAGDPIDPAHWKSLCPSATAAGAMKGLILASIDRTGDEIILGDKSPLHITCVREILGDFPDAKVLHIVRDGREVALSAIQAWKKDPLRAIQQWTDAVMSAHHAGSAVPDRFLTLRFEDLKSNPTRTLEAACAFLGLEYEPGMADLKGSAEGLGRARGKTQVMNLPDRAESLGPRQLKRMEEIFVPASRLYGYALKTSARRERRLSAIQMQLRRVMDIPGVVRFHIRQFGWIEGTRYVLRK, from the coding sequence GTGGCACAATATCTCTTCATCGTCGGGCTTCCCCGATCGGGAACGAAGCTTCTTCGCGATCTGTTGAAAAATCACAGCAAGATCGCGATCCTGGCTAACGAAACCGATCTCTATCCTGTGTTTCGCGATTTCTTCACGAGGAAGCGCGGTGAGGACTGGTTCGAACTGCTGTGGCAGCAGGTCGGCGAGAGCAAGTTCTTCATCCGCCGCAATAATGCCGGCGATCCGATCGATCCGGCTCACTGGAAATCGCTTTGCCCGTCGGCGACCGCTGCGGGGGCGATGAAGGGGCTGATACTGGCCTCGATCGATCGCACCGGCGACGAAATCATCCTTGGCGACAAATCCCCCCTGCATATCACGTGCGTCCGAGAAATCCTCGGCGATTTCCCTGACGCCAAGGTACTGCACATCGTGCGCGACGGCAGGGAAGTCGCGCTTTCCGCCATCCAGGCCTGGAAAAAGGATCCGCTGCGCGCGATACAGCAGTGGACCGATGCAGTGATGTCGGCTCACCATGCCGGTTCCGCCGTCCCCGATCGGTTCCTGACGTTGCGCTTCGAAGATCTGAAGAGCAATCCTACGAGGACGCTGGAAGCAGCCTGCGCCTTTCTTGGGCTTGAATATGAGCCGGGCATGGCAGACTTGAAGGGCAGCGCCGAAGGCCTGGGACGCGCCAGGGGCAAGACGCAGGTCATGAACCTGCCAGACCGAGCCGAAAGCCTGGGGCCGCGCCAGCTGAAGCGAATGGAAGAGATCTTCGTCCCCGCATCCCGCTTGTACGGGTATGCGCTCAAGACGAGCGCCCGGCGCGAACGCCGATTGTCCGCAATCCAAATGCAGCTGCGACGGGTCATGGACATCCCCGGTGTCGTGCGGTTCCACATCCGCCAGTTCGGCTGGATCGAGGGCACGCGATACGTCTTGCGCAAATGA
- a CDS encoding glycosyltransferase family 4 protein produces MTSSRPRLSVLVVAHAGHVTGGVNNFLRIMRSCYRDRVDASRFINGGRKGEMGALSAMRRMLRDYARFGMLLLRRRFDVLHVNPSLDRSSLPRELLFIWIARLLRPGIRALIFYRGWDWRALESIRASRWQSWLFVKTNFKADRILVLSTSFKDALRDLGVNPDRIHVSSTMFEAKLFTGVPEPARVDRQALLFLSRFIPAKGGIQTIEAFADLASEFAGWRLIMAGDGPERGALEARVAALGIGTRVSFTGYVSHGDKADLLMRSAIFVLPTAHPEGMPNAILEAMAAGHVIITTPVGGIPDIVSDDVNGVILPDPSRAAVAAAIRRYVADPALLAETSRNNREKAWTLWESSIVSGRMADHYEAIAGSQARNQAPPNSISAAK; encoded by the coding sequence ATGACGTCCAGCCGCCCGCGCTTGTCGGTACTGGTGGTGGCTCATGCCGGCCATGTCACTGGCGGGGTGAACAATTTCCTGCGGATCATGCGAAGTTGCTATCGCGACCGGGTCGACGCATCGCGGTTCATCAACGGCGGGCGCAAAGGTGAGATGGGCGCGCTGTCGGCTATGCGCCGCATGCTCCGCGACTATGCCCGGTTCGGCATGTTGCTGCTTCGCCGCAGGTTCGACGTGCTGCACGTCAATCCGTCGCTCGATCGCAGCTCGCTACCGCGCGAGCTGCTGTTCATATGGATCGCCAGGCTATTGCGGCCGGGCATCAGGGCATTGATATTCTATCGCGGCTGGGACTGGCGAGCCCTTGAATCGATCCGGGCGTCGCGGTGGCAAAGCTGGCTGTTCGTCAAGACCAACTTCAAGGCCGATCGCATTCTGGTGCTTTCAACCAGTTTCAAGGACGCGCTGCGCGATCTGGGCGTGAATCCGGACAGGATTCATGTAAGTTCCACCATGTTTGAGGCAAAGCTGTTTACCGGCGTGCCCGAGCCCGCGCGGGTGGACCGCCAGGCCCTGTTGTTCCTGTCGCGCTTCATCCCTGCAAAGGGGGGAATCCAGACGATCGAGGCGTTCGCCGATCTGGCCAGCGAATTCGCTGGATGGCGTCTGATCATGGCTGGCGACGGGCCGGAGCGCGGCGCGCTGGAAGCCAGGGTCGCCGCGCTCGGCATAGGAACAAGGGTGTCGTTCACCGGCTATGTCAGCCACGGTGACAAGGCGGATCTACTGATGCGGTCTGCCATCTTCGTGCTGCCCACCGCCCATCCCGAGGGAATGCCTAACGCGATCCTGGAAGCGATGGCGGCCGGGCATGTCATCATCACCACCCCCGTCGGCGGCATTCCCGATATCGTCTCGGACGACGTCAACGGCGTGATCCTGCCCGATCCGAGCCGCGCCGCAGTGGCTGCGGCAATTCGCCGCTATGTCGCCGATCCCGCGCTGCTCGCCGAAACATCGCGTAACAATCGCGAAAAGGCATGGACGCTTTGGGAATCGTCGATTGTGTCCGGTCGCATGGCCGATCATTATGAGGCGATCGCAGGCAGCCAGGCGCGAAACCAAGCCCCGCCCAATTCCATCTCCGCTGCGAAGTGA
- a CDS encoding acyltransferase family protein: MTRRPEVPAPSQRAEFGHVPVLDFARMVAVLLVITAHFDVSRFIPGGFGVTIFFFISGFLISRLLLAECREGLSVSRFYIRRFLRLTPPLVIMAIPTLTLYSLIAPEELVWPRITAAFLYLGNFYNIGRDLFGWPEGVPGYGLLWSLAIEEHFYLLIPLLLLLVRGSGHRILIFALLVTMPLMLRFMVFLTLEGHESFNYYFTVTRFDSLAWGCLLTAMLADSKWQPWVGRLRQYWIAGGGGALICASLLLRDDLTQSVLCYSMQGLGLFLIANVVLFDTRLGLLRWVTERSAFRFLGRISYEMYLWHLHARALVLLLVLPAPITASLSIILTLILSAAAYSVSTHYTRNWRKRFSSHRVASIRSA; the protein is encoded by the coding sequence ATGACGCGACGTCCGGAAGTGCCGGCTCCTTCGCAGCGTGCCGAGTTCGGCCATGTTCCCGTGCTCGATTTCGCGCGAATGGTCGCCGTCCTGCTCGTGATAACGGCGCATTTCGATGTTTCCAGGTTCATTCCCGGTGGTTTCGGCGTCACCATCTTCTTCTTCATCAGCGGTTTTCTCATATCGCGATTGCTCTTGGCAGAATGTCGCGAAGGCCTCTCGGTTTCCCGATTCTATATTCGCCGCTTCCTGCGCCTGACCCCGCCGCTGGTCATCATGGCGATTCCGACCCTGACCCTATACTCTCTTATTGCGCCTGAGGAATTGGTCTGGCCGAGAATTACCGCAGCATTCTTGTATCTTGGCAACTTTTACAACATCGGCCGCGACCTTTTCGGATGGCCTGAAGGTGTTCCGGGATATGGCCTGTTATGGTCATTGGCGATCGAAGAACATTTCTATCTGCTCATACCACTGCTGCTCTTGCTGGTCAGGGGTTCGGGACATCGCATCTTGATATTCGCGCTATTGGTCACGATGCCATTGATGCTGCGTTTCATGGTCTTCCTCACGTTGGAAGGGCATGAGTCGTTCAACTACTATTTTACGGTCACCCGATTTGACTCGCTGGCGTGGGGTTGTCTTTTGACGGCCATGCTCGCGGATTCGAAATGGCAACCTTGGGTTGGTCGGCTGCGGCAATACTGGATAGCGGGGGGGGGAGGAGCGCTGATCTGCGCCAGCCTGTTGCTGCGAGACGACCTTACCCAGAGCGTGCTGTGTTATTCCATGCAGGGACTTGGCCTGTTCCTCATCGCAAACGTCGTCCTCTTCGACACCCGGCTAGGACTGCTGCGATGGGTTACCGAGCGTTCTGCATTTCGGTTCTTGGGGCGGATCAGCTATGAGATGTATCTCTGGCACCTGCATGCGCGAGCCCTGGTGCTCCTACTGGTGCTGCCTGCGCCGATCACCGCGTCGTTGTCGATAATACTGACCCTGATATTGAGTGCTGCGGCGTATTCCGTGTCGACGCACTACACGCGCAATTGGCGAAAGCGGTTCAGCAGTCACCGGGTCGCATCAATCCGTTCCGCCTAG
- a CDS encoding class I SAM-dependent methyltransferase codes for MRTTARDEMEAELRTVISEWQEGRSSFRLLDAGGGSLSRIPTEVVPVLTVVDISPEQLERNIADEKILGDLHEVDLGVARFDAAVAWDVIEHLADPWKVVRKLLAAVVPGGIVILAGPSRYSLQALVTRLTPHSFHVWVYRHIFKKPHAGEPGRAPFPTVHHADISPDRLADLIAKAGHELLYFRTYERSKRGKLKKTVPLLGLAYDMAARIGSSVSGRNMLESDFVMVIRPAADGGR; via the coding sequence ATGCGCACCACCGCGCGGGATGAAATGGAAGCCGAGCTGCGCACCGTCATTTCCGAATGGCAGGAGGGACGATCCAGCTTTCGACTGCTCGACGCTGGCGGGGGGTCGCTTTCTCGAATTCCGACCGAGGTGGTTCCGGTGCTGACCGTGGTCGATATCTCGCCGGAGCAGCTGGAACGCAACATCGCCGACGAAAAGATACTGGGCGACCTTCACGAAGTCGATCTTGGCGTCGCGCGGTTCGACGCAGCGGTGGCCTGGGACGTGATCGAACATCTCGCTGATCCATGGAAAGTAGTCCGCAAGCTCCTGGCGGCGGTCGTTCCGGGCGGTATCGTTATCCTAGCCGGCCCGAGCCGCTATTCGCTCCAGGCGCTGGTCACGCGCCTGACACCGCACAGTTTCCACGTCTGGGTCTATCGCCATATCTTCAAGAAACCCCACGCCGGTGAACCGGGACGCGCGCCGTTCCCTACGGTTCATCATGCCGATATCAGTCCTGATCGGCTTGCGGACCTTATCGCCAAGGCAGGGCATGAGCTGCTGTATTTCCGGACGTACGAGCGAAGCAAGCGCGGAAAGCTCAAGAAGACGGTTCCATTGCTGGGCCTGGCTTATGACATGGCGGCGCGGATCGGCAGTTCGGTGAGCGGGCGCAACATGCTGGAATCCGATTTCGTGATGGTCATTCGGCCTGCTGCCGATGGTGGCCGCTGA
- a CDS encoding histidine kinase famiy protein, with protein MSDAESSNPTSELPAHRRPRSTLTKAGFSGTDDIFFAAVEMTRMPMIVTDPHREDNPIVFANAAFVQMTGYDINDLLGRNCRFLQGADTDPTAVGQIREAVANRSQVAVEIINYKKDGSAFWNALYIAPVFSNDGDLVYFFASQLDVSRRRDAEEALRQAQKMEAVGQLTGGIAHDFNNMLTVVLGNLDGVLEQETLSERGRKRITRAIEGGRRAEQLTQQLLAFARKQRLEGRPTNLNGLIASLREFLARTLGSNFEIETRFAGDLWTCKVDPVQTEVALLNILINARDAMADGGRVVIETANRYLSEDDARSHGDVRPGSYVTLSITDNGEGIPADVMPRVLEPFFTTKDVGKGSGMGLSMVYGFMRQTGGYVRIYSEVGVGTTVRLYFPALEGTQADAPTKTKTAAVRGGSESVLVVEDNPDVRELATGILTDFGYRVTAAEDGAQALEILEGAQRFDLLFTDLVMPGGINGVTLARAARESQPRLKILLTTGYAEAGLASDVPDLTGEFELINKPYRRSDLAQKVRRILDGASGV; from the coding sequence ATGTCCGACGCCGAGAGTTCCAATCCCACGTCGGAACTCCCGGCCCATCGCCGCCCGCGATCGACGCTGACCAAGGCAGGTTTCTCGGGCACCGACGACATTTTCTTCGCCGCGGTCGAGATGACGCGGATGCCGATGATCGTCACCGATCCGCATCGCGAAGACAATCCGATCGTGTTCGCCAACGCCGCGTTCGTGCAGATGACCGGGTATGACATCAACGACCTGCTCGGGCGAAACTGCCGGTTCCTGCAGGGGGCGGATACCGATCCGACCGCGGTTGGCCAGATTCGCGAAGCGGTGGCCAACCGTTCGCAGGTCGCGGTCGAAATCATCAACTACAAGAAGGACGGGTCGGCGTTCTGGAACGCGCTCTACATCGCGCCGGTGTTCAGCAACGATGGCGATCTCGTCTACTTCTTCGCGTCGCAGCTCGATGTATCGCGGCGCCGCGACGCCGAGGAGGCGCTGCGCCAGGCGCAGAAGATGGAAGCGGTCGGCCAGCTGACCGGCGGCATCGCGCATGATTTCAACAATATGCTGACGGTGGTGCTCGGCAATCTCGACGGCGTGCTCGAACAGGAGACGTTGAGCGAGCGCGGGCGCAAGCGGATCACGCGTGCGATCGAAGGCGGGCGCCGCGCCGAACAGCTTACCCAGCAGCTGCTGGCCTTCGCCCGCAAGCAGCGGCTCGAAGGGCGGCCGACCAATCTCAACGGGCTGATCGCGTCGCTGCGCGAATTCCTGGCGCGCACGCTGGGATCGAATTTCGAGATCGAGACGCGGTTCGCGGGCGACCTGTGGACGTGCAAAGTCGATCCGGTGCAGACCGAAGTGGCGCTGCTCAACATCCTGATCAACGCGCGCGATGCGATGGCGGATGGCGGGCGCGTCGTGATCGAAACTGCCAACCGCTACCTGTCCGAGGACGACGCGCGCTCGCACGGCGACGTGCGGCCCGGATCGTACGTGACCCTGTCGATCACCGACAATGGCGAGGGCATCCCGGCCGACGTGATGCCGCGTGTGCTCGAGCCGTTCTTCACCACCAAGGACGTCGGCAAGGGTTCGGGCATGGGACTGAGCATGGTCTATGGCTTCATGCGCCAGACCGGGGGCTATGTCCGCATCTACAGTGAGGTCGGGGTAGGCACCACCGTGCGGCTGTATTTCCCGGCGCTCGAAGGCACGCAGGCGGATGCGCCGACCAAGACGAAGACGGCGGCGGTGCGCGGCGGGTCCGAAAGCGTGCTGGTGGTCGAGGACAATCCCGATGTGCGCGAACTGGCCACCGGCATCCTCACCGATTTCGGGTATCGCGTGACTGCTGCCGAGGACGGTGCGCAGGCGCTGGAAATCCTCGAGGGCGCGCAGCGCTTCGACCTGTTGTTCACCGACCTGGTGATGCCGGGCGGAATCAACGGCGTGACCCTGGCGCGGGCAGCGCGGGAAAGCCAGCCGCGGCTCAAGATCCTGTTGACCACCGGCTATGCCGAGGCGGGGCTGGCGAGCGACGTCCCCGACCTGACCGGCGAGTTCGAGCTTATCAACAAGCCCTATCGCCGGTCGGACCTGGCACAGAAGGTGCGCCGCATCCTCGACGGCGCCTCGGGCGTTTGA
- a CDS encoding response regulator, protein MSSLRRILLVEDEPLIAMMLEDFLDALDREVAGTADCVAAALAAIEQGGIDAAILDVNLRGGEKSWPVADALAAAGIPFVVATGGDTLADAHRDRPVLAKPFTMDGVEKALGALA, encoded by the coding sequence ATGAGTAGCTTACGCCGCATCCTCCTGGTCGAGGACGAACCCCTGATCGCCATGATGCTCGAGGATTTCCTCGACGCGCTCGACCGGGAGGTAGCCGGAACCGCCGACTGCGTCGCCGCTGCGCTCGCGGCGATTGAGCAGGGCGGCATCGACGCGGCGATCCTCGACGTCAATCTGCGCGGCGGGGAAAAAAGCTGGCCGGTCGCCGACGCGCTGGCCGCCGCGGGCATCCCGTTCGTCGTCGCCACCGGCGGCGACACGCTGGCCGATGCGCATCGCGACCGACCGGTGCTGGCCAAGCCGTTCACGATGGACGGCGTCGAAAAGGCGCTCGGCGCGCTCGCCTGA
- a CDS encoding response regulator has translation MASQSPVVTPTAPASPLGQPIAIAVLAAVAAALAMLWLLGDLAIAAGALATGLIVAGGIASAVRFARQAPATEAVIDWSVARALAAASPDALAVTDRSGRLVCANDAYEALFGEFPTPPNLAVGDAGIAALGAAGRAAWRDGSASAPGLTGEAGQIDVSVTRAGDDMLVWRFAADPAKASGSDLAEAIAGATGDRLAAAGIMTVLVTPEGRVRAANRVFRLRAMGHEEAAIDGRDFARFLVTDGAGRIRFEREGDDAVPLRLVEVPLLDGDGAPILIALLDEEGGAIAAPVVGGSAASQIHALVSLLPFGLALVGRDGRLVHMNDAFVQAVGVKVAAPPLYPGDIVVREDKAPLADAIRRFGGGAQHSADMTVRLADRPDEAIALTLTGARGLGDAAVLIGLKDSGEEGKLKRQVAQATKMQAVGQLAGGVAHDFNNILTAIIGHCDLMLMRHTPGDSDYDDIQQVRINSNRAASLTRQLLAFSRQQTLRPQVLQLPDIISEVSNLLKRLLGETVALEVRHGRSLGSVRADPGQLEQVVVNLAVNARDAMLAANPSGGGTVTIETLAISASQVRQMDDEVLPVGDYSALRISDTGTGIPADVLPKIWEPFFTTKEVGKGTGLGLSTVYGIIKQSGGYIFAESPPGGGAVFTIFLPVHAAAPAAKPAPLAARPKADTWGTGLVLLVEDEDMVRAVAERALVRQGYTVIAAENGEAALELLETCERPDLLISDVVMPSMDGPTMVRHVRERYPDLPILFMSGYAEEQLRKSIDLDNVAFLPKPFSVQQLAEAARDVLAAK, from the coding sequence ATGGCTTCGCAATCGCCCGTCGTGACGCCGACCGCACCCGCATCGCCGCTCGGGCAGCCGATCGCGATCGCGGTGCTGGCGGCGGTGGCGGCGGCGTTGGCGATGCTGTGGCTGCTCGGCGACCTCGCCATCGCCGCCGGAGCGCTGGCCACGGGGCTGATCGTTGCGGGCGGCATCGCCAGTGCCGTGCGGTTCGCACGCCAGGCTCCCGCGACGGAAGCGGTGATCGACTGGTCTGTCGCGCGCGCACTTGCGGCGGCATCGCCCGATGCATTGGCGGTAACCGATCGCTCGGGGCGGCTGGTCTGCGCCAACGACGCCTATGAAGCGCTGTTCGGCGAGTTTCCGACACCCCCCAATCTCGCGGTCGGCGATGCCGGCATCGCCGCGCTCGGTGCCGCCGGACGCGCGGCGTGGCGTGACGGCAGCGCCAGTGCGCCCGGGCTGACCGGCGAGGCCGGCCAGATCGACGTTTCCGTCACGCGTGCCGGCGACGACATGCTGGTGTGGCGGTTCGCCGCCGATCCGGCCAAAGCGTCTGGCAGCGACCTTGCCGAAGCGATCGCCGGCGCGACCGGCGACCGGCTCGCCGCCGCCGGGATCATGACGGTGCTCGTGACGCCCGAGGGCCGCGTGCGCGCCGCCAACCGCGTGTTCCGCCTGCGCGCGATGGGGCATGAGGAAGCCGCGATCGACGGGCGCGATTTCGCCCGCTTCCTCGTCACCGACGGCGCCGGCCGTATCCGCTTCGAGCGCGAGGGCGACGATGCGGTGCCGCTGCGCCTCGTCGAGGTGCCGCTGCTGGACGGCGACGGCGCGCCGATCCTGATCGCGCTGCTCGACGAGGAGGGCGGTGCGATCGCCGCGCCGGTGGTCGGCGGCAGCGCTGCGAGCCAAATCCACGCGCTGGTGTCGCTGCTGCCGTTCGGGCTCGCGCTGGTCGGGCGTGACGGGCGGCTGGTGCACATGAACGACGCCTTCGTCCAGGCGGTCGGGGTCAAGGTCGCGGCGCCGCCGCTCTATCCAGGCGATATCGTCGTGCGCGAGGACAAGGCGCCGCTTGCCGACGCGATCCGCCGCTTCGGCGGCGGCGCGCAGCACAGCGCCGACATGACCGTGCGCCTCGCCGACCGTCCCGACGAGGCGATCGCGCTCACCCTGACCGGTGCCCGCGGGCTGGGCGATGCGGCGGTGCTGATCGGGCTCAAGGATTCGGGCGAGGAGGGCAAGCTCAAGCGTCAGGTCGCGCAGGCGACCAAGATGCAGGCGGTGGGCCAGCTGGCGGGGGGCGTCGCGCACGATTTCAACAACATCCTGACCGCGATCATCGGCCATTGCGACCTGATGCTGATGCGCCACACCCCCGGCGATAGCGATTACGACGATATCCAGCAGGTGCGCATCAATTCGAACCGCGCCGCCAGCCTGACTCGCCAGCTGCTCGCCTTCTCGCGCCAGCAGACGCTGCGCCCACAAGTGCTCCAGCTGCCCGACATCATCTCCGAAGTCTCGAACCTCCTGAAGCGGCTGCTCGGCGAAACCGTCGCGCTCGAGGTCCGCCACGGCCGCAGCCTCGGTTCGGTACGCGCCGATCCCGGCCAGCTCGAACAGGTTGTCGTGAACCTGGCGGTCAACGCGCGCGACGCGATGCTCGCCGCCAATCCCTCGGGCGGCGGCACCGTGACGATCGAGACGCTGGCGATTTCGGCCTCGCAGGTCCGCCAGATGGATGACGAGGTGCTGCCGGTCGGCGACTATTCGGCGCTGCGCATTTCCGACACCGGCACCGGCATTCCCGCGGACGTGCTGCCCAAGATCTGGGAGCCGTTCTTCACCACCAAGGAAGTCGGCAAGGGCACAGGGCTCGGCCTGTCGACGGTGTACGGCATCATCAAGCAGTCGGGCGGCTATATCTTCGCCGAATCGCCGCCGGGGGGCGGGGCGGTGTTCACCATCTTCCTGCCGGTCCACGCCGCCGCGCCGGCGGCGAAGCCCGCACCGCTCGCAGCCCGGCCCAAGGCTGATACGTGGGGCACCGGGCTGGTGCTGCTGGTCGAGGACGAGGACATGGTCCGCGCCGTCGCCGAACGCGCGCTGGTGCGCCAGGGCTATACGGTGATCGCTGCCGAGAATGGTGAAGCCGCGCTCGAACTGCTCGAGACCTGCGAGCGTCCCGACCTGCTGATCTCCGACGTGGTGATGCCGTCGATGGACGGGCCGACGATGGTCCGCCATGTGCGCGAGCGCTATCCCGATCTGCCGATCCTGTTCATGTCGGGCTATGCCGAGGAACAGCTGCGCAAGTCGATCGACCTCGACAACGTCGCCTTCCTGCCCAAGCCGTTTTCGGTACAGCAACTGGCCGAGGCGGCGCGAGACGTGCTGGCAGCGAAATGA
- a CDS encoding DUF2062 domain-containing protein, giving the protein MARDKDRLTRWIVSQFPTREQLESSRFLRPVAHRVLAPELWRFTRRSVPRGTALGVFVGIFLMIPGLQIAGAALLALPFRANVPVAAAMTFLSNPATTPFILYASVYLGNFLLGRSADASGFMALVDAHAGVGEWIGWLFSEAAPALLIGLTLIALVSAVVGYVVAVWVWRLRMAAKWRLRHRHSA; this is encoded by the coding sequence ATGGCCAGGGACAAGGACCGCCTGACACGCTGGATCGTGTCGCAATTCCCGACGCGTGAGCAACTCGAAAGCAGCCGCTTCCTGCGCCCGGTCGCGCATCGCGTGCTCGCGCCGGAATTGTGGCGCTTCACCCGCCGGTCGGTACCGCGCGGAACGGCGCTTGGCGTATTCGTCGGCATCTTCCTTATGATCCCCGGATTGCAGATAGCCGGCGCGGCACTGCTGGCGCTGCCGTTCCGCGCCAATGTCCCGGTCGCCGCGGCGATGACCTTTCTGAGCAATCCGGCGACGACGCCGTTCATCCTCTATGCGTCGGTCTATCTCGGCAATTTCCTGCTCGGGCGCAGCGCCGACGCATCGGGGTTCATGGCGCTGGTCGATGCGCATGCGGGCGTCGGAGAATGGATCGGCTGGCTGTTTTCCGAAGCCGCGCCGGCGCTGCTGATCGGACTGACGCTGATCGCGCTGGTCAGCGCAGTGGTCGGCTATGTCGTGGCCGTGTGGGTCTGGCGGCTGCGCATGGCGGCGAAATGGCGGCTGCGCCACCGCCACTCGGCGTGA
- the smpB gene encoding SsrA-binding protein SmpB codes for MSRPRHSLFDKVKTVAENRRARFEYAIDTVYEAGIALTGTEVKSLRSGEGSIAESYAEVKGSEVWLVNANIPEFSHGNRFNHEPKRPRKLLLREREITKLHGAVAREGMTLVPLTVYFNGQGRAKVELALAKGRKDHDKREHIKEREWKRDAQRLLRDRG; via the coding sequence ATGTCGCGTCCCCGCCATTCCCTGTTCGACAAGGTCAAGACCGTCGCCGAGAACCGGCGCGCGCGGTTCGAATATGCCATCGACACGGTGTATGAGGCGGGCATCGCGTTGACCGGGACCGAGGTGAAGAGCCTGCGCTCGGGCGAGGGCTCGATCGCCGAAAGCTATGCCGAGGTGAAGGGCAGCGAGGTGTGGCTGGTCAACGCCAACATCCCGGAGTTCAGCCACGGCAACCGCTTCAATCACGAACCCAAGCGGCCCCGCAAGTTGCTGCTGCGCGAACGCGAGATCACCAAGCTGCATGGCGCGGTCGCGCGCGAGGGGATGACGCTCGTCCCGCTCACCGTCTACTTCAACGGCCAGGGCCGCGCCAAGGTCGAGCTGGCGCTCGCCAAGGGCCGCAAGGACCACGACAAGCGCGAGCATATCAAGGAACGCGAGTGGAAACGCGATGCGCAGCGGCTGCTGCGTGACCGCGGCTGA
- a CDS encoding WYL domain-containing protein, translating into MSALALQETEAPTGPAPTIFEAIVRRRCVTATYNRTAVVLAPHVIFTRHGELYVGATTLERDGQPPREEKLGLFKLDGLVDLSGSDRPFFPSAVFDRHDERYAQTALMTVEP; encoded by the coding sequence ATGAGCGCGCTGGCATTGCAGGAAACCGAGGCCCCGACCGGGCCGGCCCCCACCATCTTCGAGGCGATCGTGCGCCGCCGGTGCGTGACCGCCACCTATAACCGCACGGCGGTCGTGCTGGCGCCGCATGTCATCTTCACCCGCCATGGCGAACTCTATGTCGGCGCGACCACGCTCGAGCGCGATGGCCAGCCGCCGCGCGAGGAAAAGCTGGGGCTGTTCAAGCTCGACGGTCTGGTCGACCTGTCCGGCAGCGACCGGCCGTTCTTTCCCAGCGCGGTGTTCGATCGTCACGACGAACGCTATGCGCAGACCGCGCTGATGACGGTCGAACCGTAA
- a CDS encoding DUF5063 domain-containing protein — protein MAVTDQIENIRLACRGYLDLLGSASDEPHERQAQLADALDRLCAAFNQADDVEPDSEEVDAQRANPQQFGEQAAASFPELGFYPEVNPLDGFEQKIGQGWGWDDLVDIALDLTEVLWLLEQGRTNDAIWTFRWGYQNHWGHHLHDLRRYLHKLLYWG, from the coding sequence ATGGCCGTAACCGATCAGATCGAAAACATCAGGCTTGCTTGTCGAGGCTATCTTGACCTGCTGGGCTCCGCATCCGACGAGCCGCACGAGCGTCAGGCGCAGTTGGCCGACGCACTAGATCGGCTCTGCGCTGCCTTTAATCAAGCCGACGACGTCGAGCCCGACTCAGAGGAAGTGGATGCACAAAGAGCCAATCCCCAGCAGTTTGGTGAGCAGGCAGCCGCCTCGTTTCCGGAGCTTGGCTTCTATCCCGAAGTCAACCCGCTAGACGGGTTCGAGCAGAAGATTGGCCAAGGCTGGGGCTGGGACGACTTGGTGGACATAGCCCTCGACCTCACCGAGGTACTCTGGCTACTGGAACAGGGTCGGACCAATGATGCGATTTGGACCTTTAGGTGGGGCTACCAAAACCACTGGGGCCACCATCTGCATGACTTGAGGCGGTACCTTCACAAATTGCTCTATTGGGGCTGA